The Balnearium lithotrophicum region AGCTTGCCTGGCAAACTTTTCTGCCTCTTTGTAGTCTCCTATGCCTAAAAAAGCCTCTGCCATCGATACAAGTCTTTTTCCATCTGTATTCTTCTGAAGGAGCTCTATTCCTGCTTTTATATCCTCGGAAGACTCCCTCTCCTTCGTTAAGGACTCCAAAGATTCCAGTGTAGAGCTATTAATGTCTAAAACCTCATCGAAAACTTTAAGAATTTCCTCCGGTTCAGGAATTTCCTCCGGCTTCTCTGTTTTGAAGGACAGAATCCTAACTCTTCCCTTCCTAGACATGTAAGATTCCAGTTTATCGTAGAGCTCCTTATTAATCAGTCCTACTTTTTCAAGGTACTCTTCAGCGTTTTCCTCTTCTCCAAGTTCGTGCTCTATCATGGCTAAATAGACGTACTTTAAGAGAGGGTCTTTAAGACCATTGATAACTTGTTTTAAAAGACTTAGATTGTTATTCTCTTTGAATTGAGAAACAGCGAACTCAATGAAATCGAAATCCTTTTCGTGTTTTCTAATAAGTGAGGAAAGAACCTTTATTATTTCTGGTCTTTCTTCCTTTATATGTGAAATTACTTCAATTATTTGTTTATCAATAACATCATTTGCTTTTAATTCCCTTGCTTTTAAAAATACTTTTAAGGCAGACCGAGGTCGTTTTAAATTCATGTAGAGATTACCGGCAAGGATGTAGTTAATAAATGCTTCTTCTTTATAACCAGCTTTGGCCAAAGCATCTGCATAACGCTCGTAGAAAATAGGATGGAAATATTTTTCAACGAATCTGTCTAAGAGTTCTTTTATGGGAGTAGGGTCTTTACCAGCTTCAACAAACTTTTTAAACGAATTTAATAAAACCTCAAAAGCTTCATACAGAAGTTCCTTTCTTATGTAAGTTTCTGAGAGTAATTTTATAGCTTCCAAGTTAAAAGGGTCCAGTTTTAGAGCTCTATTTAAGAGAGTAATTGCTACATCATAGTATTCTTCGTTAATCTTTCTTTTAGCGAACGAGATAATTTCGCTGACAGCCTCTTTTTTTCTATCAAATTTAACTAATGCATCTATATAGGGGGTGAATATTGATAAAGAATCTGGGTGTTTTCTTAGTAAAATTCTCCCTAAATTTATTATTTTTGTATAATCACGTTTCTTAACAGCTTCTTCAAACTGCTCCTCTTCTGTCTTTTTTCGAAAGAAATCAAAGAAGGCCATTAATCCTCCTGCTGAGGAATGTTAGAATATTATATATAAAAATTCCTTGGAAGTGATAATGAAAGGAAAGCTTGAGCTTCATCCAAAAAGAGCAAGAAAAGTAGGGAGCACTCTCTTAGAAGAAGTAAAAAAAGGGGGAATTTTCGGACACAGGGAACTTCCAGATGATATGGTTAAATCCATTGCTGATGAAGTAGATACTGAAACGTTACTTTTAATAGTGACACTAACAACATCGTTAGACTACATGAGAAACGCAAACGAGCTGTGGGAGAACTCCCTCAAGACCCTCAAAGACGATGAAACAAAGTGGCTGTTTGACCCTCACAAAGTAGCAGAAAAGGGGGACGATGAGCTCCTCAAAGCCCTGTCAAAACACGGTTTAGCAAAAAAGAAGAAGAGGGACCTTCTCATCTGGAAAACAATTTCAAAAACCCTTTCTGAAAAGTACAGCGGAAGCGTTAAAAAGCTCTTTGAGGAGTATGAGTTTAAAGTTGATAGGATGTTTACAGACTTCCTAAAGAACAGAAAGGGAGAGTTTCCCTCCTTATCGGGGACAAAACTCTTTCCCCACTGGATTCGGAGCTTAAAGGAGAAAGTTGTCCTTCCATTTAAGGGCGTAGAGAACCTCCCAATTCCTGTAGATGTTCATGTGGCAAGGGCTACATTTACAACGGGATGTATAACTGGAAAGTACAAATCTAAAGGAGTTAATGAAACGATAAAAAAGAAGGTTATTGAGGTTTGGAGGAAAGGATTAGAGGGAACGGAAATTCTCCCCGTTGATATGTTCCGCCCCTTGTGGCTTCTCTCCAAGTATGGATGTCACTACAGGCAGGACGGCAAAAGGCCAAAACTGAAGGAGTGTCCGGTAAAAAACTACTGTGTAAGCGGAAAAGTAATTGTGACCTCGAATAGAGTGGAGATAGAGACTTGAGGAGGTTTGGATTTACGCTTTTGGAGCTCCTTATAGTTTTAGTAATTCTATCGGTAGTACTGTCGGTGTCCTTTCCCAAGATTGTTCAAATCAACTTATCTTCAGAGGAATCCACTATTAATAGAATAAAATCTCTGTTTTCTAACAGTTTTTCCCTATCAAATCCTGTTGAGGTGTGTTTAAACTTTAAGAAAAATGTTCTTAGTGTAGGGGGAGAGGAAGTTAAACTACCGTTTACAGCCGAGACTGTAGTTTTCCCCGGAAAGCTAATTTCCTCAGAAAGGGTCAGTAAATTCTGCTTTCAGGTCAAAAATTTAAACTATGGAGCAATAATTGGAAAAAAGGAAAATGAATACGGTGCCATTTTTTTTACACTACCTTTAGGGGAAATTAAAATATACCATTTGAACAGTTCTGAGGAGGAGACTTTAAAGGATAAAATTGAAAAGGGAAGAATAGTGCAATGGTTCAATTATTACTTATAATTAACTTCATCCTTATAGTGCTTCTATTCTTTCTGCTAATAGGAGAATTTATGTTTATTAAAAACCTCAAAGAGAGGATTGATGAAATAGAGAGTAATCTAATAAAGGTTGATTCAAAGGCATCAAACAGTGAATTTGAAATGGATAAAATAAGAGAACAACTTTCATTCCTTAAAAACCAGGTTAAAACAATTCTATCCTACATCAGGAGGTAATTAATGAAGGATTTCATATCAATGTTGGATTCGGATAGACTCTTCATAGAAAACATACTCTCCCTTTCATCGTTTTTAAAGGAGAAGGTAAAGAAGGGGGAAATCTACAGACCTTTAGACGGTTTCACTGCGGCCCTGATTTTTGAAAAGCCTTCAACGAGAACGAGAGTCTCTTTCGATGTTGGAGTTTATCAGCTTGGAGGTTATGGAATCTACATGGATACAAAGGGTTCTCAGTTGGGAAGAGGGGAGCCGATAAAGGATACGGCAAGGGTCCTCTCGAGGTACGTTGACTTAATAGTAATAAGAACATTTGGACAGAACAGAGTAGAGGAACTTGCAAAGTACTCGCAGGTTCCTGTAATCAACGCACTTACAGACGAGGAACACCCCTGTCAGGTTCTTGCAGACCTATTCACGATTTGGGAGTACAAGGGGAGATTGGAGGGACTGAAAGTTGCATACCTTGGAGATGGAAATAACATGTGCAACTCCTGGCTGATAGGTGCAGCTTACATGGGTATGAATTTTTACGCTGCAACTCCAAAGGGCTACGAACCTATGGAGTTTTACGTGGAAAAGGCTAAGGAGATAGCAAGGGATACTGGAGCTGAAATTGTCGTTACAAACGACCCTGTAGAGGCAGTAAAGGACGCAGATGTTGTCTACACGGACGTTTGGGCATCGATGGGGCAGGAGGAAGAAGCTGAGGAGAGAAGGAGAATTTTCATGCCTTACCAGGTTAATTCTGAGTTGGTTAAACACGCAAAACCAGATTACCTCTTTATGCACTGTCTTCCTGCCCACAGGGGTGAGGAGGTAACAGAGGAAGTTATCGAGGGAGAACGTTCAATCGTTTGGGACCAGGCAGAAAATAGGCTTCACACTCAAAAGGCCTTAATTTTGAAACTTGTAAGAAAGGTAAGGCCTTAAGGGGAGAACCCCTTAGGCCATATTTTTTAACTGTTCAATGGTGCTTTCAAGCTTCTTTAAAATCTCCTCAAGTTCTGAGAGTTCCACTCTGTTCTTTTCAACAACCTCCTTCGGGGCTCTCTCAAGGAAGTTTTTGTTTGAGAGCTTCCTTCTTAACTTCTCAGCTTCCTTCTCTATCTTCTTAAGCTTTTGGGAGAGCCTCTCAATTTCACTTCCGACGTCTATCAACTCTCCCACGTTTACGTAAACCTCAATACCTGGAAGGAAGAAGGAAATCGTCCCGGAAGGTTGCTCATCAACCTTTTTAATCTTTGAGACTCTCGCCATTTGTTTTATAGATGGAATCATCTTCTCAATAACGTCCAATAAATCGCTGTTATCGGTTTTCAGGAAAACTTCAACCTCTGTTGAAGGGGAAATGTTAAGTTCAGCCTTTACGTTTCTTATTCCCCTAATAATCTCCTTGACCGTTTCAACGAGGACGGCAGTCTCAGGGAAGGAGCAACATTCTGAAGAAGGCCAGTTGGAAATGGAAATAGATTCAGCATCCCTGTTTGGAAGTTTTTGGTAGATTTCCTCAGTTATAAATGGCATTATAGGGTGAAGGAGCTTTAAGCTGTCCCTTAAGACTGTAAGCAGTGTGTGGGCTGCAGTTCTTTTCTCCTCATCACTTCCCCTGTAGAGCCTGTACTTTGTAAACTCTACATACCAGTCTGCAAGCTCGTTCCAGATGAACTGGTAGATGGCCTTAGCTGCCTCGTTGAACCTGTAAGCTGAGAGCTCCTCATCTACCCTTTTAATAGTTTCTGAAAGCTTTGTAAGTATCCACCTATCCTCGGGAGAGTAGGAAACCTCTCCGATTTCACTGATTCCTTCGGTTGTACTTAAAACAAACCTTGCAACGTTCCATACCTTGTTCGCAAAGTGTCTATATCCTTCAATAATTCTCTCAGAGAGCCTAATGTCCCTACCCTGAGCTGCTAAAGCTGTCAATGTAAACCTCAGAGTATCTGCTCCGTACTTTTCAACCATTTCCAAGGGGTCAATAACGTTACCCCTCGTTTTACTCATCTTCTGTCCCTTTTCATCTCTAACAAGGGCATGAACGTAAACGTCAGAAAAGGGCTTTTTACCTGTAAAGTGGTAGCCCATCATCATCATTCTCGCTACCCAGAAAAAGATGATGTCAAATCCTGTAACCAGTAAATCTGTTGGGTAAAAGGCCTTTAAATCATCCGTATCCTCGGGCCAACCGAATACTCCAAATGGCCAGAGGGAAGAGCTGAACCAGGTATCCAAAACGTCCTCGTCCTGCTTCAAACTCTCACTACCGCAGTTTTCACACCTTTTAGGAGTTTCCTCAGAAACGTTTACATGGCCGCACTCCAAACAGTACCAGGCAGGGATTCTGTGTCCCCACCATATCTGTCTTGAAATACACCAATCCCTTATGTTGTACATCCAATCAAAGAAGGTATTCTCCCACTGTTTCGGAATGAACTTAATTTCACCGGACTTAACTGCCTCAATGGCCCTTTCTGCCAAGGGCTTTGTCTTTACAAACCACTGGTCAGATAGGTAAGGTTCAACAACTGTCTTACACCTGTAGCAGTGACCTACAGAGTGAACGTGTACTTCTTCCTTTTCTAGGAGTCCTTCATCCTTAAGAAGGGCAACAACTGCTTCCCTTGCCTCAAACCTATCCATTCCCTTAAATGGTGGAACGGTTATTCTTCCCCAGTCGTCCATTATCTGAATGGGTTCCAATCCGTGCCTATTTCCAACTTCAAAGTCGTTGAAGTCGTGGGCAGGTGTAATCTTCACAGCTCCGGTTCCAAACTCAGGATCAACGTACTCATCTGCAATTACCGGTATCTCCCTTCCAACTATTGGAAGCCTGACCTTTTTCCCTACAAGGTGTTTATACCTTTCATCGTTGGGATTAACAGCAACCGCAACGTCTCCGAGGAGAGTTTCCGGTCTTGTCGTTGCAACAACAATGTATCCTTCACCATCAACGAGGGGATACCTTATGTACCAGAGTTTTCCAGTTTCCTCCTCGTGTTCAACTTCAAGGTCGGAGAGGGCAGTATGACAGCGTGGACACCAGTTTATAAGCCTCTTTCCCCTGTAGATTAGACCTTCTTTGTATAAGGTAACAAATGCCCTTCTCACAGCCTTTGAAAAACCCTCATCCATTGTAAATCGCTCTCTCTCCCAG contains the following coding sequences:
- a CDS encoding N-glycosylase/DNA lyase produces the protein MKGKLELHPKRARKVGSTLLEEVKKGGIFGHRELPDDMVKSIADEVDTETLLLIVTLTTSLDYMRNANELWENSLKTLKDDETKWLFDPHKVAEKGDDELLKALSKHGLAKKKKRDLLIWKTISKTLSEKYSGSVKKLFEEYEFKVDRMFTDFLKNRKGEFPSLSGTKLFPHWIRSLKEKVVLPFKGVENLPIPVDVHVARATFTTGCITGKYKSKGVNETIKKKVIEVWRKGLEGTEILPVDMFRPLWLLSKYGCHYRQDGKRPKLKECPVKNYCVSGKVIVTSNRVEIET
- the argF gene encoding ornithine carbamoyltransferase; amino-acid sequence: MKDFISMLDSDRLFIENILSLSSFLKEKVKKGEIYRPLDGFTAALIFEKPSTRTRVSFDVGVYQLGGYGIYMDTKGSQLGRGEPIKDTARVLSRYVDLIVIRTFGQNRVEELAKYSQVPVINALTDEEHPCQVLADLFTIWEYKGRLEGLKVAYLGDGNNMCNSWLIGAAYMGMNFYAATPKGYEPMEFYVEKAKEIARDTGAEIVVTNDPVEAVKDADVVYTDVWASMGQEEEAEERRRIFMPYQVNSELVKHAKPDYLFMHCLPAHRGEEVTEEVIEGERSIVWDQAENRLHTQKALILKLVRKVRP
- a CDS encoding tetratricopeptide repeat protein, with protein sequence MAFFDFFRKKTEEEQFEEAVKKRDYTKIINLGRILLRKHPDSLSIFTPYIDALVKFDRKKEAVSEIISFAKRKINEEYYDVAITLLNRALKLDPFNLEAIKLLSETYIRKELLYEAFEVLLNSFKKFVEAGKDPTPIKELLDRFVEKYFHPIFYERYADALAKAGYKEEAFINYILAGNLYMNLKRPRSALKVFLKARELKANDVIDKQIIEVISHIKEERPEIIKVLSSLIRKHEKDFDFIEFAVSQFKENNNLSLLKQVINGLKDPLLKYVYLAMIEHELGEEENAEEYLEKVGLINKELYDKLESYMSRKGRVRILSFKTEKPEEIPEPEEILKVFDEVLDINSSTLESLESLTKERESSEDIKAGIELLQKNTDGKRLVSMAEAFLGIGDYKEAEKFARQALKTEERVRAAILTAESLKKQGRDREALSLLFDVLKENLSPEEKAQIEVEIGEIYRNMGDKERALHWYKSAQEVLKDPDLEEKIKKIEKELG
- a CDS encoding prepilin-type N-terminal cleavage/methylation domain-containing protein, with amino-acid sequence MRRFGFTLLELLIVLVILSVVLSVSFPKIVQINLSSEESTINRIKSLFSNSFSLSNPVEVCLNFKKNVLSVGGEEVKLPFTAETVVFPGKLISSERVSKFCFQVKNLNYGAIIGKKENEYGAIFFTLPLGEIKIYHLNSSEEETLKDKIEKGRIVQWFNYYL
- a CDS encoding valine--tRNA ligase, yielding MEMEPTYNPSLFEDKWYRFWIEKGFFHANEKKVLNGERKKFSVVLPPPNVTGVLHVGHALNSTLQDVICRWKRMKGYEVCWIPGTDHAGIATQWVVERELAKEGLTRHDVGREEFLKRVWEWKEQYGNRIINQLKKLGTSCDWERERFTMDEGFSKAVRRAFVTLYKEGLIYRGKRLINWCPRCHTALSDLEVEHEEETGKLWYIRYPLVDGEGYIVVATTRPETLLGDVAVAVNPNDERYKHLVGKKVRLPIVGREIPVIADEYVDPEFGTGAVKITPAHDFNDFEVGNRHGLEPIQIMDDWGRITVPPFKGMDRFEAREAVVALLKDEGLLEKEEVHVHSVGHCYRCKTVVEPYLSDQWFVKTKPLAERAIEAVKSGEIKFIPKQWENTFFDWMYNIRDWCISRQIWWGHRIPAWYCLECGHVNVSEETPKRCENCGSESLKQDEDVLDTWFSSSLWPFGVFGWPEDTDDLKAFYPTDLLVTGFDIIFFWVARMMMMGYHFTGKKPFSDVYVHALVRDEKGQKMSKTRGNVIDPLEMVEKYGADTLRFTLTALAAQGRDIRLSERIIEGYRHFANKVWNVARFVLSTTEGISEIGEVSYSPEDRWILTKLSETIKRVDEELSAYRFNEAAKAIYQFIWNELADWYVEFTKYRLYRGSDEEKRTAAHTLLTVLRDSLKLLHPIMPFITEEIYQKLPNRDAESISISNWPSSECCSFPETAVLVETVKEIIRGIRNVKAELNISPSTEVEVFLKTDNSDLLDVIEKMIPSIKQMARVSKIKKVDEQPSGTISFFLPGIEVYVNVGELIDVGSEIERLSQKLKKIEKEAEKLRRKLSNKNFLERAPKEVVEKNRVELSELEEILKKLESTIEQLKNMA